Proteins from a genomic interval of Arvicola amphibius chromosome 10, mArvAmp1.2, whole genome shotgun sequence:
- the Mcm7 gene encoding DNA replication licensing factor MCM7 isoform X1, with amino-acid sequence MALKDYAIEKEKVKKFLQEFYYDDELGKKQFKYGTQLVHLAHREQVALYVDLDDVAEDDPELVDSICENAKRYSKLFADVVQELLPEYKEKEVVSKDVLDVYIEHRLMMEQRSRDPGAVRNPQNQYPSELMRRFELYFQGPSSSKPRVIREVRADSVGKLVTVRGIVTRVSEVKPRMVVATYTCDQCGAETYQPIQSPTFMPLIMCPSQECQTNRSGGRLYLQTRGSKFVKFQEMKIQEHSDQVPVGNIPRSITVVLQGENTRTAQPGDHVSVTGIFLPILRTGFQQMAQGLLSETFLEAHRVVKMTKSEDDAAGAGELSREELKQIAEEDFYEKLATSIAPEIYGHEDVKKALLLLLVGGVDQSPQGMKIRGNIHICLMGDPGVAKSQLLSYIDRLAPRSQYTTGRGSSGVGLTAAVLRDSVSGELTLEGGALVLADQGVCCIDEFDKMAEADRTAIHEVMEQQTISIAKAGILTTLNARCSILAAANPAYGRYNPRRSLEQNIQLPAALLSRFDLLWLIQDRPDRDNDLRLAQHITYVHQHSRQPPAQFEPLDMKLMRRYIAMCRERQPTVPESLADYITAAYVEMRREARASKDATYTSARTLLAILRLSTALARLRMVDIVEKEDVNEAIRLMEMSKDSLLGEKGQTARTQRPADVIFATVRELVSGGRSVRFSEAEQRCISRGFTPAQFQAALDEYEELNVWQVNTSRTRITFV; translated from the exons ATGGCGCTTAAGGACTACGCGATCGAGAAAG AAAAAGTTAAGAAGTTCCTGCAAGAGTTTTATTATGATGATGAACTTGGAAAGAAGCAGTTCAAGTATGGGACCCAGTTG GTTCATCTGGCTCATCGGGAACAAGTGGCATTATACGTGGACCTAGATGACGTAGCTGAAGACGACCCTGAGTTGGTCGACTCAATTTGCGAGAATGCCAAGCGCTACTCAAAGCTGTTTGCTGATGTTGTGCAAGAGCTTCTGCCTGAGTACAAGGAGAAGGAG GTGGTGAGTAAAGATGTCCTGGATGTGTACATTGAGCACCGGCTGATGATGGAACAGCGGAGCAGAGACCCTGGAGCAGTCCGGAACCCTCAAAACCAATATCCTTCTGAACTCATGCGTAGATT cGAGTTGTATTTCCAAGGCCCGAGTAGCAGCAAGCCTCGAGTGATCCGGGAAGTACGGGCTGATTCTGTGGGGAAATTGGTAACTGTGCGTGGGATCGTCACTCGTGTCTCTGAAGTCAAGCCCCGGATGGTGGTGGCCACATACACTTGTGATCAGTGTGGGGCAGAGACTTATCAACCG ATCCAATCTCCCACCTTCATGCCTTTGATCATGTGTCCCAGCCAGGAATGCCAAACCAACCGCTCGGGAGGGCGGCTATACCTGCAGACTCGTGGTTCCAAATTTGTTAAATTCCAGGAAATGAAGATTCAAGAACAT AGTGATCAAGTTCCTGTGGGAAACATACCTCGTAGCATCACAGTGGTTTTACAAGGAGAAAACACAAGGACTGCCCAGCCTGGGGACCATGTCAGTGTCACTGGTATCTTCTTGCCAATCTTGCGTACAGGATTCCAACAGATGGCACAG GGTTTACTGTCAGAGACCTTTCTGGAAGCCCACCGGGTTGTGAAGATGACAAAGAGTGAGGATGATGCAGCTGGGGCCGGAGAGCTGAGCAGGGAGGAACTAAAGCAGATTGCAG AGGAGGATTTCTATGAAAAACTGGCCACTTCTATTGCTCCGGAGATCTATGGGCATGAAGATGTGAAGAAAGCGCTGTTGCTGCTCCTAGTGGGTGGTGTAGACCAGTCTCCTCAAGGCATGAAGATCAGGG GAAACATCCACATCTGCCTTATGGGAGATCCTGGTGTGGCCAAATCTCAGCTCCTATCTTATATTGATCGTCTTGCCCCCCGAA GTCAGTACACAACAGGCCGGGGCTCCTCTGGGGTGgggctcacagcagctgtgctgAGAGACTCTGTGAGTGGGGAACTCACCTTAGAGGGTGGTGCCCTGGTGCTGGCTGACCAAGGTGTGTGCTGCATTGATGAGTTTGACAAAATGGCCGAAGCTGACCGCACAGCCATCCATGAGGTCATGGAGCAGCAGACCATCTCCATTGCCAAGGCAGGGATTCTCACCACACTCAATGCCCGATGCTCTATCCTGGCTGCTGCCAATCCTGCCTATGGACGATACAACCCCCGCCGGAGCTTGGAGCAGAACATACAGCTTCCTGCTGCTCTGCTTTCCCGATTCGACCTTCTCTGGCTGATTCAGGACCGGCCTGACCGAGACAATGACCTCCG ATTGGCACAGCATATCACCTATGTTCACCAGCACAGCCGGCAGCCCCCTGCCCAGTTTGAGCCTTTGGACATGAAGCTTATGAG ACGCTACATAGCCATGTGCCGCGAGAGGCAGCCCACGGTGCCTGAATCTCTGGCTGACTACATCACAGCAGCATATGTGGAGATGAGGCGAGAGGCCCGGGCCAGTAAGGATGCCACCTATACTTCTGCCCGGACCCTGCTGGCCATTCTCCGACTTTCTACTGCTCTG GCTCGCCTCCGAATGGTGGACATTGTGGAAAAGGAAGATGTAAATGAAGCCATAAGGTTGATGGAGATGTCAAAGGACTCCCTTCTGGGTGAAAAGGGACAAACAGCTAG GACCCAGAGGCCAGCAGATGTGATATTTGCCACAGTCCGTGAATTGGTCTCAGGAGGACGAAGTGTCCGGTTTTCTGAGGCTGAGCAGCGTTGCATATCACGTGGTTTCACACCAGCCCAATTCCAGGCAGCTCTGGATGAGTATGAGGAGCTAAATGTCTGGCAAGTCAATACTTCTCGGACAAGGATCACTTTTGTCTGA
- the Cops6 gene encoding COP9 signalosome complex subunit 6: MAAATAAANGSGGSSGMEVDAAVPSVMASGVTGSVSVALHPLVILNISDHWIRMRSQEGRPVQVIGALIGKQEGRNIEVMNSFELLSHTVEEKIIIDKEYYYTKEEQFKQVFKELEFLGWYTTGGPPDPSDIHVHKQVCEIIESPLFLKLNPMTKHTDLPVSVFESVIDIINGEATMLFAELTYTLATEEAERIGVDHVARMTATGSGENSTVAEHLIAQHSAIKMLHSRVKLILEYVKASEAGEVPFNHEILREAYALCHCLPVLSTDKFKTDFYDQCNDVGLMAYLGTITKTCNTMNQFVNKFNVLYDRQGIGRRMRGLFF; this comes from the exons ATGGCGGCGGCGACGGCGGCGGCGAACGGGAGCGGAGGCAGCAGCGGCATGGAGGTGGATGCAGCAG TCCCCAGCGTGATGGCCTCCGGAGTGACTGGGAGTGTTTCTGTCGCTCTTCATCCCCTTGTCATCCTCAACATCTCAGACCACTGGATCCGCATGCGCTCCCAGGAGGGGCGGCCTGTGCAGG TGATTGGGGCTTTGATCGGGAAGCAGGAGGGGCGAAATATCGAAGTGATGAACTCCTTTGAGCTGCTGTCCCACACCGTGGAAGAGAAGATTATCATTGACAAGGAATATTATTACACCAAGGAGGAGCAGT TTAAACAGGTGTTCAAGGAGCTGGAGTTTCTGGGTTGGTATACTACAGGGGGGCCGCCTGACCCCTCCGACATCCACGTCCATAAGCAG gTATGCGAGATAATTGAGAGTCCCCTGTTTCTGAAGTTGAACCCCATGACCAAACACACAGAC CTTCCTGTCAGCGTTTTTGAGTCCGTCATTGATATAATCAATGGAGAG GCCACAATGCTGTTTGCCGAGCTCACTTACACGCTGGCCACTGAGGAAGCTGAACGTATCGGTGTAGACCATGTGGCCCGGATGACAGCAACAGGCAGTGGGGAGAACTCCACGGTGGCCGAACACCTGATAGCTCAGCATAGTGCCATCAAGATGCTACACAGCCGTGTGAAGCTCATTTTAGAATATGTCAAAGCCTCTGAAGCAG GAGAGGTTCCCTTCAACCATGAGATCCTGCGGGAGGCCTATGCCCTATGCCACTGTCTTCCGGTTCTCAGCACAGACAAGTTCAAGACAGACTTTTATGAT CAATGCAATGACGTGGGGCTCATGGCCTACCTCGGCACCATCACCAAAACGTGCAACACAATGAACCAGTTTGTGAACAAGTTCAACGTCCTCTACGACCGACAAGGCATCGGCAGGCGAATGCGGGGACTGTTTTTCTGA
- the Ap4m1 gene encoding AP-4 complex subunit mu-1, with product MISQFFILSSKGDPLIYKDFRGDSGGRDVAELFYRKLTGLPGGESPVVMYHDDRHFIHIRHSGLYLVATTSENVSPFCLLELLSRLATLLGDYCGSLSEGTISRNVALVYELLDEVLDYGYVQTTSTEMLRNFIQTEAVVSKPFSLFDLSSVGLFGAETQQNRVAPSSAASRPVLSSRSDQSQKNEVFLDVVERLSVLIASNGSLLKVDVQGEIRLKSFLPSGSEMYIGLTEEFCVGKSELRGYGPGIRVDEVSFHSSVNLDEFESHRILRLQPPQGELTVMRYQLSDDLPSPLPFRLFPSVQWDRGSGRLQIYLKLRCDLPPKSQALNIHLHLPLPRGVVSLSQELSSPDQKAELGEGALHWDLPRVQGGSQLSGLFQMDVPGSQGPPSHGPSPSAAPLGLGPASLSFELPRHTCSGLQVRFLRLSFSTCGSANPHKWVRHLSHSNAYVIRI from the exons ATGATTTCCCAGTTCTTCATTCTGTCCTCCAAGGGAGACCCGCTTATCTACAAAGACT TTCGCGGGGACAGTGGTGGTCGGGATGTGGCCGAGCTCTTTTACCGGAAGCTGACGGGACTGCCTGGAGGCGAGTCCCCGGTTGTCATG TATCATGACGACCGTCATTTCATTCACATCAGACACAGTGGTCTCTATTTGGTGGCCACAACCTCCGAAAACGtctctcctttctgcctcctggagCTGCTTTCCCG GTTAGCCACTCTCCTGGGTGACTACTGTGGCTCACTCAGTGAGGGAACCATCTCACGGAATGTGGCTCTTGTCTACGAACTCCTGGATGAAGTGCTG GATTATGGCTATGTGCAGACTACATCCACGGAAATGCTGAGGAACTTCATCCAAACTGAAGCTGTGGTCAGCAAGCCCTTCAGTCTCTTTGACCTCAGCAGCGTCGGATTG TTTGGGGCAGAGACACAGCAGAACAGAGTGGCCCCAAGCAGTGCTGCCAGTCGTCCAGTCTTGTCCAGTCGCTCTGACCAG AGCCAAAAGAATGAAGTGTTTTTAGATGTGGTCGAGAGGCTGTCTGTACTGATTGCATCTAAT GGCTCATTGTTGAAGGTGGATGTTCAAGGAGAGATACGGCTCAAGAGCTTCCTTCCTAGCGGTTCTG AGATGTACATTGGCTTGACAGAAGAATTTTGTGTGGGAAAGTCAGAACTGAGAG GTTATGGGCCAGGAATTCGAGTTGATGAGGTGTCATTCCATAGCTCTGTCAATCTAGATGAGTTTGAGTCTCATCGGATCCTCCGCCTGCAGCCACCTCAGGGCGAG CTGACTGTGATGAGATACCAGCTCTCTGATGACCTCCCCTCACCACTCCCCTTCCGGCTTTTTCCCTCTGTACAGTGGGACCGAGGCTCAGGCCG GCTCCAGATTTACCTGAAGTTACGGTGTGACCTGCCCCCAAAGAG CCAAGCTCTCAACATTCATCTGCACCTTCCCCTGCCTCGGGGGGTAGTCAG CCTGTCTCAGGAATTGAGCAGCCCAGATCAAAAGGCAGAACTGGGAGAAGGAGCCCTCCACTGGGACCTGCCCCGGGTACAAGGAGGCTCTCAACTCTCAGGCCTGTTCCAG ATGGATGTCCCTGGCTCACAGGGGCCTCCCAGCCATGGGCCTTCTCCCTCGGCAGCTCCCTTGGGATTGGGTCCTGCCAGCCTCTCCTTTGAACTCCCTCGGCACACAtgctctggcctccaggttcgCTTCCTTAGGCTGTCCTTTAGCACCTGTGGTAGTGCCAACCCTCACAAGTGGGTACGACACCTAAGCCACAGCAATGCCTACGTAATTCGGATTTGA
- the Mcm7 gene encoding DNA replication licensing factor MCM7 isoform X2: MMEQRSRDPGAVRNPQNQYPSELMRRFELYFQGPSSSKPRVIREVRADSVGKLVTVRGIVTRVSEVKPRMVVATYTCDQCGAETYQPIQSPTFMPLIMCPSQECQTNRSGGRLYLQTRGSKFVKFQEMKIQEHSDQVPVGNIPRSITVVLQGENTRTAQPGDHVSVTGIFLPILRTGFQQMAQGLLSETFLEAHRVVKMTKSEDDAAGAGELSREELKQIAEEDFYEKLATSIAPEIYGHEDVKKALLLLLVGGVDQSPQGMKIRGNIHICLMGDPGVAKSQLLSYIDRLAPRSQYTTGRGSSGVGLTAAVLRDSVSGELTLEGGALVLADQGVCCIDEFDKMAEADRTAIHEVMEQQTISIAKAGILTTLNARCSILAAANPAYGRYNPRRSLEQNIQLPAALLSRFDLLWLIQDRPDRDNDLRLAQHITYVHQHSRQPPAQFEPLDMKLMRRYIAMCRERQPTVPESLADYITAAYVEMRREARASKDATYTSARTLLAILRLSTALARLRMVDIVEKEDVNEAIRLMEMSKDSLLGEKGQTARTQRPADVIFATVRELVSGGRSVRFSEAEQRCISRGFTPAQFQAALDEYEELNVWQVNTSRTRITFV; this comes from the exons ATGATGGAACAGCGGAGCAGAGACCCTGGAGCAGTCCGGAACCCTCAAAACCAATATCCTTCTGAACTCATGCGTAGATT cGAGTTGTATTTCCAAGGCCCGAGTAGCAGCAAGCCTCGAGTGATCCGGGAAGTACGGGCTGATTCTGTGGGGAAATTGGTAACTGTGCGTGGGATCGTCACTCGTGTCTCTGAAGTCAAGCCCCGGATGGTGGTGGCCACATACACTTGTGATCAGTGTGGGGCAGAGACTTATCAACCG ATCCAATCTCCCACCTTCATGCCTTTGATCATGTGTCCCAGCCAGGAATGCCAAACCAACCGCTCGGGAGGGCGGCTATACCTGCAGACTCGTGGTTCCAAATTTGTTAAATTCCAGGAAATGAAGATTCAAGAACAT AGTGATCAAGTTCCTGTGGGAAACATACCTCGTAGCATCACAGTGGTTTTACAAGGAGAAAACACAAGGACTGCCCAGCCTGGGGACCATGTCAGTGTCACTGGTATCTTCTTGCCAATCTTGCGTACAGGATTCCAACAGATGGCACAG GGTTTACTGTCAGAGACCTTTCTGGAAGCCCACCGGGTTGTGAAGATGACAAAGAGTGAGGATGATGCAGCTGGGGCCGGAGAGCTGAGCAGGGAGGAACTAAAGCAGATTGCAG AGGAGGATTTCTATGAAAAACTGGCCACTTCTATTGCTCCGGAGATCTATGGGCATGAAGATGTGAAGAAAGCGCTGTTGCTGCTCCTAGTGGGTGGTGTAGACCAGTCTCCTCAAGGCATGAAGATCAGGG GAAACATCCACATCTGCCTTATGGGAGATCCTGGTGTGGCCAAATCTCAGCTCCTATCTTATATTGATCGTCTTGCCCCCCGAA GTCAGTACACAACAGGCCGGGGCTCCTCTGGGGTGgggctcacagcagctgtgctgAGAGACTCTGTGAGTGGGGAACTCACCTTAGAGGGTGGTGCCCTGGTGCTGGCTGACCAAGGTGTGTGCTGCATTGATGAGTTTGACAAAATGGCCGAAGCTGACCGCACAGCCATCCATGAGGTCATGGAGCAGCAGACCATCTCCATTGCCAAGGCAGGGATTCTCACCACACTCAATGCCCGATGCTCTATCCTGGCTGCTGCCAATCCTGCCTATGGACGATACAACCCCCGCCGGAGCTTGGAGCAGAACATACAGCTTCCTGCTGCTCTGCTTTCCCGATTCGACCTTCTCTGGCTGATTCAGGACCGGCCTGACCGAGACAATGACCTCCG ATTGGCACAGCATATCACCTATGTTCACCAGCACAGCCGGCAGCCCCCTGCCCAGTTTGAGCCTTTGGACATGAAGCTTATGAG ACGCTACATAGCCATGTGCCGCGAGAGGCAGCCCACGGTGCCTGAATCTCTGGCTGACTACATCACAGCAGCATATGTGGAGATGAGGCGAGAGGCCCGGGCCAGTAAGGATGCCACCTATACTTCTGCCCGGACCCTGCTGGCCATTCTCCGACTTTCTACTGCTCTG GCTCGCCTCCGAATGGTGGACATTGTGGAAAAGGAAGATGTAAATGAAGCCATAAGGTTGATGGAGATGTCAAAGGACTCCCTTCTGGGTGAAAAGGGACAAACAGCTAG GACCCAGAGGCCAGCAGATGTGATATTTGCCACAGTCCGTGAATTGGTCTCAGGAGGACGAAGTGTCCGGTTTTCTGAGGCTGAGCAGCGTTGCATATCACGTGGTTTCACACCAGCCCAATTCCAGGCAGCTCTGGATGAGTATGAGGAGCTAAATGTCTGGCAAGTCAATACTTCTCGGACAAGGATCACTTTTGTCTGA